A single genomic interval of Celeribacter indicus harbors:
- a CDS encoding amidohydrolase family protein, producing the protein MVDFSKVRAIDFHTHAEEACGCHDDDGYDELQATMAEYFGAPWSHPPTIDQTAAHYRDMNIAAVIFPVDAERETGYRRYDNYEVADAAAKHSDILIPFASIDPAKGRLGAREARDLVEHHGIRGFKFHPTMQGFYPNDRAAYPLYEAIAESGRPALFHTGQTGVGSGMRGGNGMRLKYSNPMYTDDLAVDFPDMPIILAHPSFPWQEEALSVANHKPNVYIDLSGWSPKYFPPILVRYANSLLKDKMLFGSDWPMIAPEKWLAAFDRAEFKDEVRPLILKENAMRLLGVSA; encoded by the coding sequence ATGGTTGATTTTTCAAAGGTCCGCGCGATCGACTTCCACACCCATGCCGAAGAGGCCTGCGGCTGTCACGACGATGACGGCTATGACGAACTCCAGGCGACCATGGCCGAATATTTCGGCGCCCCCTGGAGCCATCCTCCGACCATCGACCAGACCGCCGCGCATTACCGCGACATGAACATCGCCGCGGTGATCTTCCCGGTCGATGCGGAACGCGAGACGGGCTATCGCCGCTACGACAATTACGAGGTGGCCGATGCCGCCGCGAAACATTCCGACATCCTCATCCCCTTCGCCTCCATCGACCCGGCAAAGGGCCGGCTCGGCGCCCGCGAGGCCCGCGATCTGGTGGAACACCACGGCATCCGCGGGTTCAAGTTCCACCCGACGATGCAGGGCTTCTACCCCAACGACCGCGCCGCCTATCCGCTCTACGAGGCGATCGCGGAAAGCGGCAGGCCCGCGCTGTTCCATACCGGACAGACCGGCGTCGGCTCCGGCATGCGCGGCGGCAACGGGATGCGGCTCAAATATTCCAACCCGATGTATACGGACGATCTCGCGGTCGATTTCCCCGACATGCCGATCATCCTCGCGCACCCGTCCTTCCCCTGGCAGGAGGAGGCGCTCTCGGTCGCCAACCACAAGCCCAACGTCTATATCGACCTGTCCGGCTGGTCGCCGAAATACTTCCCGCCGATCCTCGTGCGCTACGCCAACTCGCTGCTGAAGGACAAGATGCTCTTCGGCTCCGACTGGCCGATGATCGCGCCGGAGAAATGGCTCGCGGCCTTCGACAGGGCCGAATTCAAGGACGAGGTGCGCCCGCTGATCCTCAAGGAGAACGCGATGCGGCTTCTGGGGGTCTCCGCATGA
- a CDS encoding acyl-CoA dehydrogenase family protein produces MIPFAAPVEDILLCLRDVAGADRLPDWDDETAEGILRHFAAFAEGVLAPLDETGDAQGCRLENGRVILPDGFRDAFAQLAAGGWQGLTAPEAFGGMAQNAAIAAGVSEIFSGANHSLQMVCNLVPGAISTLMKFGSEAQQTRWIPRLAAGETLSTMCLTEPGAGSDLSRIRTRALREGEAWRIEGEKIFISGGDQDLSRDILHLVLARTGAPGDGVKGLSLFLCPSATGGARNAVSVTRIEEKLGLHASPTCQLAFDGAGAELIGQEGGGLAAMFTMMNHARLDVALQGVAHASRAHQIAAGYAAERRQGRRADGTGAVLSDHPDVRRMLGEQRSLALGARAMACLTMTELAMGDAPALVDFLTPVCKVFCTEAGIRAADLGIQVLGGYGYLTEYRISQTWRDARITSIYEGANGIHASALATRGLRDPAGADAFAARVGELAAGDAGCLALRDDWQRMRAGMGDDPLAQAHEFMALTGELLFRAVWCRLAATGGPELLRLSRAVARRPLPVALPRAA; encoded by the coding sequence ATGATCCCGTTCGCGGCCCCGGTCGAGGACATCCTCCTCTGCCTGCGCGACGTCGCCGGCGCCGACCGCCTGCCCGACTGGGACGACGAGACGGCGGAGGGCATCCTCCGGCATTTCGCCGCCTTCGCGGAGGGCGTCCTCGCCCCGCTCGACGAGACGGGCGACGCGCAGGGATGCCGGCTCGAGAACGGGCGGGTGATCCTGCCCGACGGGTTCCGCGACGCCTTCGCACAGCTCGCCGCGGGCGGCTGGCAGGGGCTCACCGCGCCCGAGGCGTTCGGCGGCATGGCCCAGAACGCGGCGATCGCGGCGGGCGTCTCGGAAATCTTCTCCGGCGCGAACCACAGTCTCCAGATGGTCTGCAACCTCGTGCCCGGCGCCATCTCGACGCTGATGAAATTCGGCTCCGAGGCGCAGCAAACCCGTTGGATCCCGCGTCTGGCGGCGGGCGAAACGCTCTCCACCATGTGCCTGACCGAACCGGGCGCGGGGTCCGATCTCTCCCGCATCCGCACGCGCGCCCTCCGCGAGGGAGAGGCGTGGCGGATCGAGGGAGAGAAGATCTTCATCTCCGGCGGCGATCAGGACCTGTCGCGCGACATCCTGCATCTCGTGCTCGCGCGCACCGGCGCGCCGGGCGACGGGGTGAAGGGCCTGTCGCTCTTTCTCTGCCCCTCCGCGACCGGCGGCGCGCGCAACGCGGTCAGCGTGACCCGGATCGAGGAAAAGCTCGGCCTGCACGCCTCGCCCACCTGCCAGCTCGCCTTCGACGGCGCCGGGGCCGAACTGATCGGGCAGGAGGGCGGCGGGCTCGCGGCGATGTTCACGATGATGAACCACGCCCGGCTCGACGTGGCGCTCCAGGGCGTCGCCCACGCCTCCCGCGCCCACCAGATCGCGGCAGGTTATGCCGCGGAGCGCCGGCAGGGGCGCAGGGCCGACGGCACCGGGGCCGTGCTCTCCGACCACCCGGACGTGCGGCGGATGCTCGGCGAACAGCGCAGCCTCGCGCTCGGGGCGCGGGCGATGGCCTGCCTGACGATGACCGAGCTCGCGATGGGGGACGCCCCGGCGCTCGTGGATTTCCTCACCCCCGTGTGCAAGGTTTTCTGCACCGAGGCGGGCATCCGCGCTGCCGATCTCGGGATCCAGGTGCTCGGCGGCTACGGCTATCTCACCGAATACCGCATCTCCCAGACCTGGCGCGACGCGCGGATCACGTCGATCTACGAGGGCGCGAACGGGATCCACGCGAGCGCGCTCGCGACGCGCGGCCTGCGCGACCCTGCCGGCGCCGACGCTTTCGCGGCGCGTGTCGGGGAGCTTGCGGCGGGCGATGCCGGCTGCCTCGCGCTGCGGGACGACTGGCAGAGGATGCGGGCAGGGATGGGAGATGACCCCCTCGCGCAGGCGCATGAGTTCATGGCGCTGACCGGGGAGCTTCTGTTCCGCGCGGTCTGGTGCCGGCTCGCCGCGACGGGCGGGCCGGAGCTTCTCCGCCTGTCCCGCGCGGTGGCGCGCCGGCCTCTGCCGGTGGCCCTGCCGCGCGCCGCCTGA
- a CDS encoding energy-coupling factor transporter transmembrane component T family protein encodes MLSDLYIAGDSPLHRAPPGRKLLALFVLCTLVFLLSHWAVLSLAVALVVFGYARAGLAPRHAVAALRPAVPVLALIFVVQLWLAGPSQAAFVALRLACLLAAAALVTSTTRASEFIEGILAGLKHAPGWVPKDKIALAMSLVWRFIPLVRGIFDEVREAQHARGQGRNLRALLVPMVVRTLKSADEIAEAIEARSLPER; translated from the coding sequence ATGCTGAGCGATCTCTATATCGCGGGCGACAGTCCGCTGCACCGCGCTCCGCCGGGACGCAAGCTGCTGGCGCTCTTCGTCCTCTGCACGCTGGTCTTCCTGCTGTCCCATTGGGCCGTGCTCTCCCTCGCGGTGGCGCTCGTGGTCTTCGGCTATGCGCGGGCCGGGCTGGCGCCGCGCCACGCGGTCGCGGCGCTCCGGCCCGCCGTCCCGGTGCTCGCGCTCATCTTCGTGGTGCAACTCTGGCTCGCCGGCCCGTCGCAGGCGGCCTTCGTGGCGCTCCGGCTCGCCTGCCTGCTGGCGGCGGCGGCGCTCGTCACCTCGACGACGCGCGCGAGCGAGTTCATCGAGGGAATCCTCGCCGGGCTGAAACACGCGCCCGGCTGGGTGCCGAAGGACAAGATCGCGCTGGCCATGTCGCTCGTGTGGCGCTTCATCCCGCTGGTGCGCGGCATCTTCGACGAGGTGCGGGAGGCGCAGCACGCCCGCGGACAGGGGCGCAACCTGCGTGCGCTGCTCGTCCCGATGGTGGTGCGGACGCTGAAATCCGCCGACGAGATCGCCGAGGCCATAGAGGCGCGCAGCCTGCCGGAGCGATGA